The following proteins are encoded in a genomic region of Thermomicrobiales bacterium:
- a CDS encoding GDP-mannose 4,6-dehydratase — protein MRVLVAGGAGFIGSHLAEGLLNDGLDVVIVDSFITGRRINLSTFADHPRLTIVEQDIVEPFNIGHVDQIFHLASPASPVGYMRHPIETHLVNSVGTLNLLRIAKSTGASFLYTSTSEAYGNPTVHPQTEDYFGNVNPIGPRSCYDESKRFGESITMEFVRQWGLDARIVRIFNTYGPRTDPEDGRVIPSFISLAEDRKPLVIFGDGSQTRSLCYVSDLVRALRLAMVTPGTQGEVINLGNPDERTILEIATIISERCGSDAGMRFEPARQDDPDRRRPDISKATRLLGWQPEVELDAGLTQTIDYFRTVERIAG, from the coding sequence ATGCGCGTTCTGGTAGCTGGCGGAGCTGGATTCATCGGTTCTCACCTCGCAGAGGGCCTGCTCAATGACGGCCTTGACGTCGTCATCGTCGATAGTTTCATAACCGGACGGCGCATCAACCTGAGCACGTTCGCCGACCACCCTCGGCTGACCATTGTTGAGCAGGACATTGTCGAGCCGTTCAACATTGGCCACGTCGATCAGATATTCCACCTCGCCAGCCCTGCGAGCCCGGTTGGCTACATGCGCCATCCGATCGAGACGCACCTCGTCAACTCAGTCGGCACGCTCAATCTGCTGCGCATCGCCAAGAGCACTGGGGCCTCATTCCTGTACACCTCGACGAGCGAAGCCTATGGGAACCCAACTGTGCATCCGCAGACCGAAGACTATTTCGGCAACGTCAACCCGATCGGACCGCGCTCCTGCTACGACGAAAGCAAGCGATTCGGAGAGTCGATCACGATGGAGTTCGTCCGCCAGTGGGGTCTCGATGCGCGGATCGTGCGCATCTTCAACACCTACGGACCACGAACTGATCCCGAGGATGGGCGAGTCATCCCTAGCTTCATCTCGCTGGCTGAAGACCGCAAGCCGCTGGTGATTTTTGGCGATGGCTCCCAGACCAGATCTCTGTGTTACGTCTCTGATCTGGTTCGGGCATTGCGGCTGGCCATGGTGACTCCGGGCACGCAAGGCGAAGTCATCAACCTCGGCAACCCTGACGAACGGACTATTCTGGAGATCGCAACGATCATCAGTGAACGATGCGGTTCGGATGCCGGAATGCGCTTCGAGCCGGCGCGGCAGGACGATCCCGATCGCCGCCGGCCCGACATCTCGAAGGCAACCCGCTTGCTGGGCTGGCAGCCGGAGGTTGAGCTGGACGCGGGTCTCACCCAAACGATTGACTACTTCCGTACGGTGGAACGCATCGCGGGATAA
- a CDS encoding FtsW/RodA/SpoVE family cell cycle protein — protein sequence MKAILSRIRFTELQLLVVPTIMTMVGLLTIYLASTRDLNWDWRDIWVSIAYTAAVFAISIWFTITGFKGDQVLFPIVVCISGLGLLMMQRLTPALAEIDESYATLARQQLIYLGAGLFLLLAVVTIVRRIGWLRRYKYTWAFGGIGLMMLTMIIGTERYGARLWIDVGPFTIQSSEISKIALVVFLAAYLAENQELIVSTYRLGPLRLPPIPYLLPLILMWGFSMLVVVAQNDLGTALLFFSVFLAMLYMASGRLSYVIAGLSAFGIGVYLAYNLFGRVQLRVANWLDPWRDPVDAGYQQIQGEYALATGKLFGTGLAQGHPAFIPAVHSDYIFAAIGEELGLFGTLAVLLLSVLLVFRGFSISLRARDSFGRFLAAGLTTILAVQTLIIVGGTVRLIPLTGITLPFISAGGSSLLTNFIIIGLLLRISDPDLAG from the coding sequence ATGAAGGCAATCCTCTCCCGCATCCGATTTACTGAGCTGCAGCTCCTCGTTGTTCCGACCATCATGACGATGGTTGGACTGCTGACGATCTATCTCGCCTCAACGCGCGACCTGAACTGGGATTGGCGCGACATCTGGGTGTCGATCGCCTATACCGCAGCCGTCTTCGCAATTTCGATCTGGTTCACGATCACCGGCTTCAAGGGCGATCAGGTGTTGTTTCCGATCGTCGTCTGTATCAGCGGGCTGGGCTTGTTGATGATGCAGCGACTGACGCCGGCGTTGGCGGAGATCGACGAGAGCTACGCGACGCTGGCACGCCAGCAGCTGATCTATCTCGGCGCAGGACTGTTCTTGCTGCTGGCTGTCGTGACGATCGTTCGACGCATCGGCTGGCTCCGCCGCTACAAGTACACATGGGCATTCGGCGGAATCGGCCTGATGATGCTGACGATGATTATTGGTACCGAGCGCTACGGTGCGCGGCTGTGGATCGACGTCGGGCCTTTTACGATCCAGTCGTCCGAGATCTCGAAGATCGCACTCGTTGTGTTTCTGGCTGCCTATCTCGCGGAGAACCAGGAGCTCATCGTATCGACCTACCGGCTCGGACCCTTGCGCCTGCCCCCGATTCCATATCTCCTACCGTTGATCCTGATGTGGGGCTTCTCGATGCTCGTGGTCGTGGCCCAGAACGACCTGGGCACGGCCCTCCTGTTCTTCAGTGTCTTCCTTGCCATGCTCTACATGGCCAGCGGACGCCTCTCGTATGTGATCGCCGGTCTGAGTGCATTTGGCATCGGTGTCTACCTTGCCTACAACCTGTTCGGGCGCGTGCAGTTGCGCGTTGCCAACTGGCTCGACCCATGGCGTGACCCGGTTGATGCTGGCTACCAGCAGATTCAGGGCGAATACGCGCTCGCCACTGGCAAGCTGTTCGGCACCGGCCTGGCGCAGGGACATCCGGCATTCATCCCGGCGGTTCACTCGGACTACATCTTCGCCGCCATCGGCGAGGAGTTGGGACTCTTCGGCACGCTCGCCGTGCTATTGCTCAGTGTCCTGCTCGTCTTCCGTGGGTTTTCCATCTCGTTGCGCGCGCGTGATAGCTTTGGGCGCTTCCTCGCCGCCGGCCTGACTACGATCCTCGCCGTGCAGACGCTCATCATCGTAGGCGGCACCGTACGACTCATACCGCTCACCGGCATCACACTGCCGTTTATCAGCGCCGGAGGTAGCTCGCTGCTGACGAACTTCATCATCATCGGGCTCCTGTTGCGTATTTCAGACCCGGATTTGGCAGGTTAG
- a CDS encoding glycosyltransferase family 4 protein, with translation MRIAYDATAAATQIAGVGRYARELLRELVTLEPSDSFQVVCAADRSQGNELLDSLPPGAARTVRMIPGGYRWSTVFWQRLRMPLPVDVLINNVDVFHATDFVAPPTRMPLVTTVHDLSFLRVPEFGDERLVRYLTNTVPRTLARSAQIIAVSASVAVEIAESYPDVRERVVAIPNGVRLPTGPMVRTVPDEPVVLIVGTVEPRKNHLALIAAMDEVRTHVPEAKLVVVGRAGWKSDRIVEAICAAEQQGWATWLDSATDDQLEDAFARASVFAYPSWYEGFGLPVLEAMARGVPVVAGDIPVLREVGGDAASYASPANPSEIADRITTLLQGTADREEFGSRGLSQAAGYSWRRTAEATRRVYARAIEMS, from the coding sequence ATGCGAATCGCCTACGACGCAACCGCTGCCGCTACCCAGATTGCCGGCGTCGGTCGCTATGCCCGCGAGCTACTTCGTGAGCTGGTCACGCTCGAGCCATCCGACAGTTTCCAGGTCGTGTGTGCTGCCGACCGCTCCCAAGGCAACGAGTTGCTCGATTCACTCCCTCCCGGCGCTGCGCGGACTGTTCGCATGATCCCGGGCGGCTATCGCTGGTCGACCGTTTTTTGGCAACGCCTCCGTATGCCGCTTCCAGTTGATGTCCTGATCAACAACGTCGATGTCTTTCACGCCACTGACTTCGTCGCGCCACCGACCCGGATGCCGCTGGTCACGACGGTTCACGATCTTTCGTTCCTCCGCGTACCTGAATTCGGCGACGAACGACTGGTGCGCTACCTGACCAACACGGTTCCGCGGACACTGGCGCGAAGTGCTCAGATCATTGCCGTATCCGCGTCAGTGGCTGTCGAGATCGCTGAGTCATATCCCGATGTGCGCGAGCGGGTCGTCGCGATACCGAACGGCGTCCGATTGCCGACCGGGCCGATGGTTCGCACCGTTCCAGACGAACCCGTCGTGCTGATTGTCGGAACCGTTGAGCCTCGCAAGAATCATCTCGCGCTGATAGCGGCGATGGACGAGGTGCGGACGCACGTGCCCGAAGCGAAGCTGGTCGTCGTCGGACGCGCTGGCTGGAAGTCAGATCGCATCGTCGAGGCAATTTGCGCCGCGGAACAGCAGGGCTGGGCTACCTGGCTTGATTCAGCTACTGATGACCAGCTTGAGGACGCTTTCGCCCGCGCATCGGTGTTCGCCTACCCCTCCTGGTACGAGGGCTTTGGTTTGCCGGTGCTTGAGGCCATGGCGCGTGGCGTCCCGGTCGTAGCTGGCGACATCCCCGTCTTGCGCGAGGTCGGAGGTGACGCTGCGTCCTACGCCAGCCCTGCGAACCCATCTGAGATTGCCGACCGTATCACGACACTGCTTCAGGGCACAGCTGACCGCGAAGAGTTCGGATCGCGCGGGCTCTCGCAAGCAGCAGGCTATAGTTGGCGACGGACCGCAGAGGCGACACGGCGAGTCTACGCACGAGCAATCGAAATGAGCTAA
- a CDS encoding flippase-like domain-containing protein has protein sequence MTYDASIIEENQPVSLSVSGEADQTHSQPPSIGERLRSPQTIISFIIAFALIYFIFTQLNINIADVWSQIRNANPFYLFLGFAAYYGSFPFRAARWRRLLKNAGISEETGYAIPNTKGLTEIYVLGWFANCVVPAKLGDAYRGYLLKKHAGPSFSRTLGTIFAERLLDVVALVVIMMLSALFVFHGSVPSSLRPWFVVGAVLVVIGIGGLIALMTASHHLQRLVPQRFRQNYITLADGIVTSFSRSGFVAIASLTVFVWLLEGVRVYFGAQAIGVDLSISAALFVALLASLLTTVPFTPAGMGFVEGGTVLAVKLFGVTAAQATAVAIIDRTIASYSVVIIGGLLYFITKRK, from the coding sequence ATGACGTACGACGCATCCATCATTGAAGAGAACCAGCCGGTTTCGCTCAGCGTGTCCGGAGAAGCTGACCAGACGCACTCGCAGCCGCCATCGATTGGCGAGCGTCTGCGTTCGCCGCAAACCATCATTTCGTTCATCATCGCGTTTGCGCTGATCTACTTCATCTTCACCCAGCTCAATATCAACATCGCCGATGTCTGGTCGCAGATTCGCAATGCGAACCCGTTCTATCTCTTCCTCGGATTCGCGGCCTACTACGGCTCATTCCCATTCCGGGCGGCACGCTGGCGGCGGTTATTGAAGAACGCCGGTATCAGCGAAGAGACGGGCTACGCAATCCCGAATACCAAGGGATTGACCGAAATCTACGTCCTTGGCTGGTTTGCTAACTGCGTCGTGCCGGCCAAGCTCGGAGATGCCTACCGCGGTTATCTGCTCAAGAAGCACGCTGGACCGTCATTCAGCCGAACACTCGGCACGATCTTCGCCGAGCGACTGCTCGATGTCGTCGCGCTCGTTGTCATCATGATGCTGTCGGCGCTGTTCGTGTTCCACGGCAGCGTGCCTTCGTCGTTGCGACCCTGGTTTGTCGTAGGTGCGGTGCTGGTTGTCATCGGCATCGGCGGGCTGATCGCATTGATGACGGCAAGCCATCACCTGCAACGGCTGGTGCCGCAGCGCTTCCGGCAGAACTACATCACCCTGGCCGATGGCATCGTTACGTCGTTTTCGCGCTCCGGTTTCGTGGCCATCGCCTCACTGACCGTTTTCGTCTGGCTGCTTGAAGGCGTGCGCGTGTATTTTGGTGCGCAGGCGATCGGGGTGGATCTCTCCATCTCGGCCGCCCTCTTTGTCGCCCTGCTCGCCAGCCTGCTGACGACCGTTCCGTTCACACCGGCCGGCATGGGCTTTGTCGAGGGCGGGACTGTTCTCGCTGTTAAGCTCTTCGGTGTCACTGCCGCCCAGGCAACCGCTGTCGCCATCATTGATCGCACAATCGCCAGTTATAGTGTTGTGATCATTGGTGGGCTGCTGTACTTCATCACCAAGCGCAAGTAG
- a CDS encoding O-antigen ligase family protein, whose protein sequence is MSLSASDLRSQAREIVIAADVVAVIALCGVLNAPLPIVALLWLMIAFAAFVSPVAVLAATVVTLPWFFHPIAVGSAQFPASELLLAAAASGLGAQYAIALIFGTPSIRKAGLTRIRDTITSRLFVLITALTVVGVLLAIRPFDMAHRADSLREWRWTLAGPMILVGALLLSAGRYRRLIAWAFIVGALAAAAQGLGDYLIGGGVQVEGVRRVAGPFPHPNALALYVARTAVFVAGWWVLDARMRRVLLPVGLILAAAAVATLSRGALLAIGIVGLLILLRAPRMLRVGGYALGGVTTVALLVVARDRMLDLFSGGSGSLRLSIWESALNMIVDRPFRGYGNDQFLYAYLPRYIDPTAWSERFTAHAHNFILDFWIRLGIIGVAFALLAALACTIGAVRVAVATDHEDAIAGAALFGLLAVVIHGLVDNAYFTHDLAMSAWILAWLAFGARSGGEREELFPDARSGSWRSWIHRFSPRRGPAQ, encoded by the coding sequence GTGTCTTTAAGCGCTAGCGATCTTCGATCGCAGGCTCGGGAGATCGTCATCGCGGCGGACGTCGTCGCTGTGATTGCGTTGTGTGGTGTGTTGAACGCGCCGCTGCCGATCGTTGCCTTGCTGTGGCTGATGATCGCGTTCGCGGCATTTGTATCGCCGGTAGCCGTTCTCGCTGCCACCGTCGTGACGCTGCCGTGGTTCTTCCATCCGATCGCGGTCGGAAGCGCGCAGTTCCCGGCGTCCGAACTCTTGCTCGCCGCTGCGGCCTCAGGACTCGGCGCGCAATACGCCATCGCGCTGATCTTCGGGACGCCTTCGATACGCAAAGCCGGACTCACCCGCATCCGTGACACGATCACGTCACGGTTGTTCGTGCTCATTACGGCGCTCACGGTGGTTGGCGTTCTCCTCGCCATACGGCCATTCGACATGGCGCATCGAGCTGATAGCCTGCGTGAATGGCGCTGGACGCTTGCCGGTCCGATGATCCTCGTTGGGGCACTGCTGCTGTCAGCCGGGCGATACCGCCGCCTGATCGCGTGGGCGTTTATCGTCGGGGCGCTCGCTGCCGCCGCCCAGGGGCTTGGCGACTACCTGATCGGCGGAGGCGTCCAGGTTGAAGGCGTCCGGCGTGTCGCCGGTCCATTCCCGCATCCCAATGCGCTGGCGCTGTATGTCGCGCGTACCGCGGTATTCGTGGCTGGCTGGTGGGTGCTGGACGCACGTATGCGTCGCGTGCTGCTTCCTGTCGGTCTCATCCTCGCTGCGGCTGCCGTGGCCACGCTTTCACGCGGAGCGCTGCTGGCGATTGGCATTGTCGGTCTGCTGATCCTGCTGCGCGCGCCGCGCATGTTGCGCGTCGGCGGCTATGCGCTCGGCGGAGTAACTACAGTCGCGCTCCTCGTCGTCGCGCGCGACCGGATGCTCGATCTCTTCTCAGGTGGCAGCGGTTCGCTACGGTTATCGATCTGGGAATCGGCACTCAATATGATTGTCGACCGGCCATTCCGGGGCTATGGCAACGATCAATTCCTCTATGCGTATCTGCCACGCTACATTGATCCGACTGCCTGGAGTGAGCGATTTACCGCGCACGCGCACAACTTCATCCTCGATTTCTGGATTCGTCTCGGTATAATCGGCGTCGCATTTGCGCTGCTCGCGGCCCTCGCGTGTACGATAGGTGCGGTGCGTGTGGCAGTTGCGACCGATCACGAAGATGCCATCGCGGGCGCAGCGCTGTTCGGACTGCTCGCTGTTGTCATCCACGGTCTGGTCGACAACGCGTATTTCACGCACGACCTGGCAATGTCAGCCTGGATCCTCGCCTGGCTCGCCTTTGGAGCACGGAGCGGCGGAGAACGAGAGGAACTCTTCCCGGATGCGCGTTCTGGTAGCTGGCGGAGCTGGATTCATCGGTTCTCACCTCGCAGAGGGCCTGCTCAATGA
- a CDS encoding O-antigen ligase family protein produces the protein MATSAARVALPAPGTRLPLVVGVATAATALASSLISPLLMPIVAAMAILAIVLLRYPWLSVALLVASVPVQQIGAVSGLTATRVALLVAIACTAASLLVARESLRGTRLVIPFLTLLTWMGFTIAIANHPGAAAAELFRWSTALVAFVLVMHFLLTGSRNRILGFVAAIAIAGALESLAGTVLGLIGFGPASFAVAGSISRAYGSFGRPNSFAGFLEMSLFPALWLAVYMLSQVWTDLRDYRVARLRGFATSREQRKKLLWSSAIFALLGGSAAVMLLGVLISFSRGAWLGVAAGLAVSGLLALRHRVVLVIAAAPIVTLLGLLVLASIAPASLTDRLASIADEARPFNAASIPITPENFAVVERMAHWQAGWNMFEDHPLTGVGIGNFNARYPDYFVRTEFRYSQGHAHNYYIHTLAETGMIGLVLYLTLAGSFLILAAMVAVRSTDLMARFVAIGAAGTMTAVYVHNVFEDLHVLNLGILISSAWALAVVAHRLSRASVTDVEYSPE, from the coding sequence ATGGCAACGTCTGCGGCCCGCGTCGCCCTGCCTGCGCCCGGAACGCGTCTGCCGCTCGTTGTCGGCGTTGCCACCGCGGCGACGGCACTCGCAAGCTCACTCATTTCGCCGCTGCTGATGCCGATCGTCGCCGCTATGGCGATCCTGGCCATTGTCCTCCTGCGCTATCCGTGGCTGAGCGTCGCTCTCCTGGTCGCCAGCGTCCCAGTTCAGCAGATCGGTGCCGTGTCAGGGCTAACCGCAACGCGCGTTGCTCTGCTCGTCGCTATTGCGTGCACCGCTGCATCACTTCTGGTTGCGCGTGAGTCGCTTCGCGGGACGCGGCTGGTCATTCCGTTTCTGACCCTACTGACGTGGATGGGATTTACAATCGCGATCGCGAATCACCCGGGTGCTGCAGCGGCGGAGCTCTTTCGCTGGTCGACGGCGCTCGTCGCGTTTGTGCTAGTGATGCACTTCCTGTTAACCGGAAGCCGCAACCGAATCCTCGGCTTTGTGGCTGCGATCGCAATCGCTGGCGCGTTAGAGTCGCTGGCCGGAACCGTGCTTGGTCTCATCGGGTTTGGCCCCGCGAGCTTCGCCGTTGCCGGCTCGATTTCGCGCGCGTACGGTTCCTTTGGCCGACCAAATTCATTTGCCGGATTCCTGGAGATGTCGCTGTTTCCGGCGCTGTGGCTGGCCGTCTACATGCTGTCGCAGGTGTGGACCGACCTTCGCGACTACCGTGTCGCGCGACTGCGCGGGTTTGCGACCAGCCGCGAACAGCGCAAGAAGCTACTCTGGTCGAGCGCGATCTTCGCGCTGTTGGGCGGGTCGGCTGCCGTCATGTTGCTCGGCGTGCTGATCAGCTTCTCACGCGGGGCGTGGCTCGGCGTTGCTGCAGGTCTCGCTGTATCGGGGCTTCTCGCGTTGCGCCATCGCGTCGTGCTCGTCATCGCAGCCGCGCCCATCGTCACACTCCTCGGGCTGCTGGTTCTGGCGTCCATCGCGCCAGCATCGCTCACCGACCGCCTGGCCTCAATTGCTGACGAAGCCCGACCGTTCAACGCCGCATCCATTCCGATCACGCCGGAGAACTTTGCGGTTGTCGAGCGAATGGCGCATTGGCAGGCCGGCTGGAACATGTTCGAGGATCACCCGTTAACCGGCGTTGGTATTGGCAACTTCAACGCCAGATATCCGGACTACTTCGTGCGGACGGAGTTCCGCTATTCGCAGGGTCACGCGCACAACTACTACATCCATACATTGGCAGAGACAGGCATGATCGGGCTGGTTCTCTATCTGACGCTTGCAGGCAGTTTCCTGATCCTCGCTGCGATGGTCGCAGTTCGATCCACTGATTTGATGGCACGGTTTGTGGCTATCGGAGCGGCAGGAACAATGACGGCGGTCTACGTACACAACGTGTTCGAGGACCTGCATGTTCTCAATCTTGGCATTCTGATTAGCTCTGCCTGGGCGTTGGCAGTCGTCGCGCATCGACTGTCGCGCGCGAGCGTGACAGACGTGGAATACTCGCCGGAATGA
- a CDS encoding flippase produces the protein MAELLTNPTIIVCGVIVSFVALIVGGWSVTIAPGATAKRDEDAVRRIARNSAVPIASQLVVRFVDLAVAIVILRLLGPVGNGRYAVAVIVWLYVKTISDFGLSLLATRDVARDPTLAGRITGSTTLLRIAVLAAATIPAGGYLLLGYQRGDLAGDSVTAALLLLASIIPSSFTEAVNSVLNGLERMTVAAWLNVTVSVSKAPLVVLLAASHLEVVGVAVAALIASSASAVLYARAYRMIVRDRIIWSLDRHTAVRLARESWPLLAGALLVNLFFRVDVFLVQSFQGDRELGLYDAAYKLINLVTIIPAYVTLAMFPALAVRGGDMAQLRRVQRLAVHLLVWLAWGIVAVVVGGAELAIHVLAGRDYLPEASTLLQILILFAPLSFLNGIVQYVLVAMNEQRRIVPVFGLAVAFNLGLNLLLIPTHGARGAAIVTVATELVIFGTFFVATHRTALPLRFDDLRPLWKPTVAGVLAGAVSYETAAEAGPFFGAIAGGAVFLTLTLVTRVFGPEERQILLRAVGRGRTDVVAETPPTQAGSP, from the coding sequence ATGGCAGAGTTGCTCACGAATCCAACGATCATCGTCTGCGGCGTCATCGTCTCATTCGTGGCCCTCATCGTCGGCGGCTGGAGCGTCACGATAGCCCCCGGCGCAACAGCGAAACGCGACGAGGATGCCGTCCGACGAATCGCCCGCAACAGCGCCGTCCCAATCGCATCGCAGCTCGTCGTCCGTTTCGTCGATCTGGCTGTCGCCATTGTGATCCTGCGCCTGCTCGGCCCGGTCGGCAACGGTCGCTACGCCGTAGCCGTGATTGTCTGGCTCTATGTCAAGACGATCTCCGACTTCGGCTTGAGCCTGCTCGCGACGCGTGACGTCGCCCGCGACCCAACCCTCGCCGGGCGCATCACCGGCTCGACGACACTGCTCCGGATCGCGGTTCTGGCAGCCGCGACGATCCCCGCCGGTGGCTACCTGCTGCTTGGATACCAGCGCGGCGATCTCGCAGGCGATTCGGTCACCGCCGCGTTGCTGCTCCTCGCGTCGATCATTCCGAGCAGCTTCACCGAGGCGGTCAATTCAGTCCTGAACGGCCTCGAACGCATGACCGTCGCCGCCTGGCTCAACGTGACGGTGAGTGTGTCGAAGGCACCGCTTGTCGTCCTCCTTGCCGCCTCCCACCTTGAGGTGGTTGGCGTCGCAGTGGCCGCGCTGATCGCCTCGTCAGCGTCTGCCGTACTCTATGCACGGGCGTACCGGATGATCGTTCGCGATCGCATCATCTGGTCGCTCGATCGCCACACTGCCGTCAGGCTGGCCCGCGAGAGTTGGCCGCTCCTGGCCGGAGCACTCCTCGTCAACCTGTTCTTTCGCGTAGACGTCTTCCTCGTCCAGTCTTTTCAGGGCGACCGCGAGCTTGGCCTCTATGACGCGGCCTACAAGCTGATCAACCTGGTGACGATCATTCCGGCCTACGTGACGCTGGCCATGTTCCCGGCGCTCGCTGTTCGTGGCGGTGACATGGCGCAGCTCCGCCGCGTGCAGCGCCTGGCGGTGCATTTGCTGGTCTGGCTGGCGTGGGGCATCGTGGCGGTCGTCGTCGGGGGTGCAGAGCTGGCGATCCACGTGCTTGCTGGTCGCGATTATCTGCCCGAGGCGTCGACGCTGCTCCAGATTCTCATCCTGTTCGCCCCGCTCTCGTTCCTGAACGGCATCGTCCAGTACGTGCTGGTGGCGATGAACGAGCAACGTCGGATCGTGCCGGTGTTCGGGCTGGCAGTGGCGTTCAACCTTGGTCTCAATCTGCTCCTGATCCCGACTCACGGTGCACGCGGCGCAGCCATCGTCACTGTCGCCACCGAGCTGGTCATCTTCGGCACGTTCTTCGTTGCAACACACCGAACTGCCCTGCCCCTGCGGTTCGACGACCTCCGCCCGCTGTGGAAACCAACGGTCGCGGGTGTCCTTGCTGGAGCGGTCAGCTACGAAACGGCGGCCGAAGCGGGCCCCTTCTTTGGGGCGATTGCCGGGGGGGCCGTGTTTCTAACACTCACTCTGGTGACGCGTGTATTCGGCCCAGAAGAACGCCAGATCCTACTTCGTGCAGTCGGACGCGGGCGTACGGACGTCGTTGCCGAAACCCCACCCACGCAGGCCGGCTCGCCTTGA
- the mtnP gene encoding S-methyl-5'-thioadenosine phosphorylase, whose product MSTSPRLGIIGGSGLYQLSAFSQAESHEIETPYGAPSSPISVGTVGTTPVAFVSRHGIGHHHSPTDVPYRANIYALKSLGVTHLVSISAVGSLSEAMAPGTFVVPDQIIDRTVNRDRTFFDGGVVAHVSMADPFCAALSSHVAACAETTSVSTRLGGTYVCIEGPQFSTRAESKMFRSWGGSVIGMTAMPEARLAREAGLCYACLAMVTDWDVWHETEEAVSVAAVVETLNAMTSAVQTLVIALAEAQLPSCTSACTSSLEHAIVTDPARIPEQTAERLLPIAGRRIDDR is encoded by the coding sequence GTGTCGACATCACCACGACTTGGCATTATCGGCGGCAGCGGTCTGTATCAGCTGAGTGCGTTCAGCCAGGCAGAATCGCATGAGATCGAGACACCGTACGGCGCGCCATCGTCGCCGATCAGCGTCGGCACCGTTGGCACCACACCCGTGGCATTCGTGAGCCGACATGGCATCGGGCATCATCACTCGCCAACCGATGTGCCCTATCGAGCGAACATCTACGCTTTGAAGTCTCTCGGCGTCACACACCTCGTTTCGATCAGCGCTGTCGGGAGCCTTAGTGAGGCGATGGCTCCGGGCACGTTTGTCGTTCCCGATCAGATCATCGATCGAACCGTGAACCGCGATCGAACCTTCTTCGATGGTGGAGTCGTCGCGCATGTCTCGATGGCCGACCCGTTTTGCGCAGCTCTCTCCAGCCACGTGGCGGCCTGTGCCGAAACAACGTCGGTGTCGACGAGGCTTGGCGGCACATATGTGTGTATTGAAGGACCGCAGTTTTCTACCCGCGCCGAGTCGAAGATGTTCCGGTCGTGGGGTGGAAGCGTCATCGGCATGACCGCGATGCCGGAGGCCCGGCTGGCCCGCGAGGCCGGTCTCTGCTATGCCTGCCTCGCGATGGTCACTGACTGGGATGTGTGGCACGAAACTGAGGAAGCGGTTTCGGTCGCCGCAGTTGTTGAGACTTTGAACGCAATGACTTCGGCTGTCCAGACGCTGGTCATCGCGCTTGCCGAGGCACAGTTACCGTCCTGCACATCTGCCTGTACGTCTTCGCTGGAGCATGCCATTGTGACTGATCCCGCCCGGATACCAGAGCAAACAGCGGAGCGTTTGCTGCCAATTGCTGGTCGACGCATCGACGACCGCTGA